A window of Hevea brasiliensis isolate MT/VB/25A 57/8 chromosome 14, ASM3005281v1, whole genome shotgun sequence contains these coding sequences:
- the LOC110652371 gene encoding synaptotagmin-3 isoform X2 — MGFLSTFLGVFGFGFGLPIGLLLGFFLFVYSHPKDVKDPVVRPLHELDSSTLQEILPEIPFWVKCPDYERVDWLNKFLLDMWPYLDKAICATIKSTTEPIFAEYIGKYKIEAIEFEHLTLGTLPPTIHGVKVYETNEKDLVMEPAISTTDSIETSTAYLSMFCKHCGVLDGEAACRFWTKNSGRGCNVNTWPLPICSGAALEIIKKKVASLYLWPQSLEIPILDASTVAVKKPVGILHVKVVRAMKLLKADFLGTSDPYVKLNLTGEKLPAKKTTIKKNNLNPEWNENFKLIVKDPQSQVLQLQVFDWDKVGGHDRLGMQLVPLNVLTPHDTKEFTLDLLKHSNITDPRDKKQRGQIVVELTFVPFKEDSAKFNEPLHGGSENSSEDERLSGAGLLSVMVQGAEDVEGEHHNNPYASVLFRGEKKKTKVIRKTRDPRWNEEFQFTLDQPPLHEKIRIDVMSKRKRFSFQAKESLGHVEINLDDVVHNGRINEKYHLIDSKNGVIHVEIRWDTV; from the exons ATGGGATTCTTGAGCACTTTCTTGGGAGTTTTTGGTTTTGGATTTGGACTTCCTATTGGACTTCTACTTGGGTTCTTTCTCTTTGTTTATTCTCATCCAAAAGATGTTAAG GATCCAGTGGTTAGACCGCTTCATGAATTGGACTCGAGCACCTTGCAAGAAATTCTGCCTGAGATTCCATTTTGGGTGAAATGCCCTGATTATGAAAGA GTGGACTGGTTAAACAAGTTTCTTTTGGATATGTGGCCTTACCTTGACAAG GCAATTTGTGCTACAATAAAAAGCACAACAGAACCTATATTTGCAGAGTACATTGGGAAGTATAAGATAGAAGCAATTGAATTTGAGCATCTTACTCTTGGAACTCTTCCTCCTACCATTCATG GTGTCAAAGTATATGAGACTAATGAGAAGGATTTAGTCATGGAACCAGCAATTAG CACCACGGATAGCATTGAAACCTCTACTGCCTACCTTTCCATGTTTTGCAAACATTGTGGTGTCCTTGATGGAGAGG CCGCATGTAGATTTTGGACTAAAAATTCAGGGAGGGGATGTAATGTCAATACCTGGCCTTTACCGATTTGTTCAGGTGCTGCACTG GAGATCATCAAAAAAAAAGTAGCAAGCCTTTATCTTTGGCCCCAATCTCTTGAAATACCTATCCTTGATGCATCAAC TGTGGCTGTAAAGAAGCCTGTGGGGATACTGCATGTGAAGGTTGTGCGAGCAATGAAACTCTTGAAGGCTGATTTCTTGGGAACATCTGATCCATATGTTAAACTCAACCTGACTGGAGAGAAGCTGCCAGCAAAGAAAACCACAATCAAGAAGAATAATTTGAATCCTGAGTGGAATGAGAACTTCAAGCTTATTGTCAAGGATCCTCAGTCTCAAGTTCTTCAACTACAAGTGTTTGATTGGGATAAG GTTGGTGGACATGACAGATTAGGAATGCAGTTAGTTCCCCTAAATGTCCTGACTCCACATGATACAAAAGAATTTACTCTCGATTTGCTTAAACACTCAAATATTACCGACCCTCGAGACAAGAAGCAAAGGGGGCAAATTGTGGTGGAGCTGACTTTTGTGCCTTTCAAAGAAGACAGTGCCAAATTCAATGAACCTTTGCATGGTGGAAGTGAAAATTCTTCTGAAGATGAGAGGTTAAGTGGAGCAGGTTTactttcagttatggttcaaggAGCTGAGGATGTAGAAGGAGAGCATCACAATAATCCATATGCTTCAGTCCTCTTCAGGGGGGAAAAGAAGAAAACAAAG GTTATCAGAAAAACTCGTGATCCACGATGGAATGAGGAATTTCAATTTACACTTGATCAGCCTCCTTTACATGAGAAGATCCGTATTGATGTTATGAGCAAGCGGAAACGCTTTAGTTTCCAGGCAAAG GAATCATTGGGGCATGTGGAAATTAATCTTGATGATGTTGTGCATAACGGACGTATCAACGAGAAATACCATCTAATCGATTCGAAGAATGGAGTGATACATGTTGAGATACGGTGGGACACAGTTTGA
- the LOC110652371 gene encoding synaptotagmin-3 isoform X1: MGFLSTFLGVFGFGFGLPIGLLLGFFLFVYSHPKDVKDPVVRPLHELDSSTLQEILPEIPFWVKCPDYERVDWLNKFLLDMWPYLDKAICATIKSTTEPIFAEYIGKYKIEAIEFEHLTLGTLPPTIHGVKVYETNEKDLVMEPAIRWAGNPNIILVLKLMSLQVKVQLVDLQVFAAPRIALKPLLPTFPCFANIVVSLMERPHVDFGLKIQGGDVMSIPGLYRFVQEIIKKKVASLYLWPQSLEIPILDASTVAVKKPVGILHVKVVRAMKLLKADFLGTSDPYVKLNLTGEKLPAKKTTIKKNNLNPEWNENFKLIVKDPQSQVLQLQVFDWDKVGGHDRLGMQLVPLNVLTPHDTKEFTLDLLKHSNITDPRDKKQRGQIVVELTFVPFKEDSAKFNEPLHGGSENSSEDERLSGAGLLSVMVQGAEDVEGEHHNNPYASVLFRGEKKKTKVIRKTRDPRWNEEFQFTLDQPPLHEKIRIDVMSKRKRFSFQAKESLGHVEINLDDVVHNGRINEKYHLIDSKNGVIHVEIRWDTV; encoded by the exons ATGGGATTCTTGAGCACTTTCTTGGGAGTTTTTGGTTTTGGATTTGGACTTCCTATTGGACTTCTACTTGGGTTCTTTCTCTTTGTTTATTCTCATCCAAAAGATGTTAAG GATCCAGTGGTTAGACCGCTTCATGAATTGGACTCGAGCACCTTGCAAGAAATTCTGCCTGAGATTCCATTTTGGGTGAAATGCCCTGATTATGAAAGA GTGGACTGGTTAAACAAGTTTCTTTTGGATATGTGGCCTTACCTTGACAAG GCAATTTGTGCTACAATAAAAAGCACAACAGAACCTATATTTGCAGAGTACATTGGGAAGTATAAGATAGAAGCAATTGAATTTGAGCATCTTACTCTTGGAACTCTTCCTCCTACCATTCATG GTGTCAAAGTATATGAGACTAATGAGAAGGATTTAGTCATGGAACCAGCAATTAGGTGGGCTGGCAATCCCAATATAATTTTGGTGTTAAAATTAATGTCTTTACAAGTCAAAGTTCAG TTAGTTGATTTGCAAGTATTTGCAGCACCACGGATAGCATTGAAACCTCTACTGCCTACCTTTCCATGTTTTGCAAACATTGTGGTGTCCTTGATGGAGAGG CCGCATGTAGATTTTGGACTAAAAATTCAGGGAGGGGATGTAATGTCAATACCTGGCCTTTACCGATTTGTTCAG GAGATCATCAAAAAAAAAGTAGCAAGCCTTTATCTTTGGCCCCAATCTCTTGAAATACCTATCCTTGATGCATCAAC TGTGGCTGTAAAGAAGCCTGTGGGGATACTGCATGTGAAGGTTGTGCGAGCAATGAAACTCTTGAAGGCTGATTTCTTGGGAACATCTGATCCATATGTTAAACTCAACCTGACTGGAGAGAAGCTGCCAGCAAAGAAAACCACAATCAAGAAGAATAATTTGAATCCTGAGTGGAATGAGAACTTCAAGCTTATTGTCAAGGATCCTCAGTCTCAAGTTCTTCAACTACAAGTGTTTGATTGGGATAAG GTTGGTGGACATGACAGATTAGGAATGCAGTTAGTTCCCCTAAATGTCCTGACTCCACATGATACAAAAGAATTTACTCTCGATTTGCTTAAACACTCAAATATTACCGACCCTCGAGACAAGAAGCAAAGGGGGCAAATTGTGGTGGAGCTGACTTTTGTGCCTTTCAAAGAAGACAGTGCCAAATTCAATGAACCTTTGCATGGTGGAAGTGAAAATTCTTCTGAAGATGAGAGGTTAAGTGGAGCAGGTTTactttcagttatggttcaaggAGCTGAGGATGTAGAAGGAGAGCATCACAATAATCCATATGCTTCAGTCCTCTTCAGGGGGGAAAAGAAGAAAACAAAG GTTATCAGAAAAACTCGTGATCCACGATGGAATGAGGAATTTCAATTTACACTTGATCAGCCTCCTTTACATGAGAAGATCCGTATTGATGTTATGAGCAAGCGGAAACGCTTTAGTTTCCAGGCAAAG GAATCATTGGGGCATGTGGAAATTAATCTTGATGATGTTGTGCATAACGGACGTATCAACGAGAAATACCATCTAATCGATTCGAAGAATGGAGTGATACATGTTGAGATACGGTGGGACACAGTTTGA
- the LOC110652371 gene encoding synaptotagmin-3 isoform X3: MFCKHCGVLDGEAACRFWTKNSGRGCNVNTWPLPICSGAALEIIKKKVASLYLWPQSLEIPILDASTVAVKKPVGILHVKVVRAMKLLKADFLGTSDPYVKLNLTGEKLPAKKTTIKKNNLNPEWNENFKLIVKDPQSQVLQLQVFDWDKVGGHDRLGMQLVPLNVLTPHDTKEFTLDLLKHSNITDPRDKKQRGQIVVELTFVPFKEDSAKFNEPLHGGSENSSEDERLSGAGLLSVMVQGAEDVEGEHHNNPYASVLFRGEKKKTKVIRKTRDPRWNEEFQFTLDQPPLHEKIRIDVMSKRKRFSFQAKESLGHVEINLDDVVHNGRINEKYHLIDSKNGVIHVEIRWDTV; this comes from the exons ATGTTTTGCAAACATTGTGGTGTCCTTGATGGAGAGG CCGCATGTAGATTTTGGACTAAAAATTCAGGGAGGGGATGTAATGTCAATACCTGGCCTTTACCGATTTGTTCAGGTGCTGCACTG GAGATCATCAAAAAAAAAGTAGCAAGCCTTTATCTTTGGCCCCAATCTCTTGAAATACCTATCCTTGATGCATCAAC TGTGGCTGTAAAGAAGCCTGTGGGGATACTGCATGTGAAGGTTGTGCGAGCAATGAAACTCTTGAAGGCTGATTTCTTGGGAACATCTGATCCATATGTTAAACTCAACCTGACTGGAGAGAAGCTGCCAGCAAAGAAAACCACAATCAAGAAGAATAATTTGAATCCTGAGTGGAATGAGAACTTCAAGCTTATTGTCAAGGATCCTCAGTCTCAAGTTCTTCAACTACAAGTGTTTGATTGGGATAAG GTTGGTGGACATGACAGATTAGGAATGCAGTTAGTTCCCCTAAATGTCCTGACTCCACATGATACAAAAGAATTTACTCTCGATTTGCTTAAACACTCAAATATTACCGACCCTCGAGACAAGAAGCAAAGGGGGCAAATTGTGGTGGAGCTGACTTTTGTGCCTTTCAAAGAAGACAGTGCCAAATTCAATGAACCTTTGCATGGTGGAAGTGAAAATTCTTCTGAAGATGAGAGGTTAAGTGGAGCAGGTTTactttcagttatggttcaaggAGCTGAGGATGTAGAAGGAGAGCATCACAATAATCCATATGCTTCAGTCCTCTTCAGGGGGGAAAAGAAGAAAACAAAG GTTATCAGAAAAACTCGTGATCCACGATGGAATGAGGAATTTCAATTTACACTTGATCAGCCTCCTTTACATGAGAAGATCCGTATTGATGTTATGAGCAAGCGGAAACGCTTTAGTTTCCAGGCAAAG GAATCATTGGGGCATGTGGAAATTAATCTTGATGATGTTGTGCATAACGGACGTATCAACGAGAAATACCATCTAATCGATTCGAAGAATGGAGTGATACATGTTGAGATACGGTGGGACACAGTTTGA
- the LOC110652371 gene encoding synaptotagmin-3 isoform X4, with product MERPHVDFGLKIQGGDVMSIPGLYRFVQEIIKKKVASLYLWPQSLEIPILDASTVAVKKPVGILHVKVVRAMKLLKADFLGTSDPYVKLNLTGEKLPAKKTTIKKNNLNPEWNENFKLIVKDPQSQVLQLQVFDWDKVGGHDRLGMQLVPLNVLTPHDTKEFTLDLLKHSNITDPRDKKQRGQIVVELTFVPFKEDSAKFNEPLHGGSENSSEDERLSGAGLLSVMVQGAEDVEGEHHNNPYASVLFRGEKKKTKVIRKTRDPRWNEEFQFTLDQPPLHEKIRIDVMSKRKRFSFQAKESLGHVEINLDDVVHNGRINEKYHLIDSKNGVIHVEIRWDTV from the exons ATGGAGAGG CCGCATGTAGATTTTGGACTAAAAATTCAGGGAGGGGATGTAATGTCAATACCTGGCCTTTACCGATTTGTTCAG GAGATCATCAAAAAAAAAGTAGCAAGCCTTTATCTTTGGCCCCAATCTCTTGAAATACCTATCCTTGATGCATCAAC TGTGGCTGTAAAGAAGCCTGTGGGGATACTGCATGTGAAGGTTGTGCGAGCAATGAAACTCTTGAAGGCTGATTTCTTGGGAACATCTGATCCATATGTTAAACTCAACCTGACTGGAGAGAAGCTGCCAGCAAAGAAAACCACAATCAAGAAGAATAATTTGAATCCTGAGTGGAATGAGAACTTCAAGCTTATTGTCAAGGATCCTCAGTCTCAAGTTCTTCAACTACAAGTGTTTGATTGGGATAAG GTTGGTGGACATGACAGATTAGGAATGCAGTTAGTTCCCCTAAATGTCCTGACTCCACATGATACAAAAGAATTTACTCTCGATTTGCTTAAACACTCAAATATTACCGACCCTCGAGACAAGAAGCAAAGGGGGCAAATTGTGGTGGAGCTGACTTTTGTGCCTTTCAAAGAAGACAGTGCCAAATTCAATGAACCTTTGCATGGTGGAAGTGAAAATTCTTCTGAAGATGAGAGGTTAAGTGGAGCAGGTTTactttcagttatggttcaaggAGCTGAGGATGTAGAAGGAGAGCATCACAATAATCCATATGCTTCAGTCCTCTTCAGGGGGGAAAAGAAGAAAACAAAG GTTATCAGAAAAACTCGTGATCCACGATGGAATGAGGAATTTCAATTTACACTTGATCAGCCTCCTTTACATGAGAAGATCCGTATTGATGTTATGAGCAAGCGGAAACGCTTTAGTTTCCAGGCAAAG GAATCATTGGGGCATGTGGAAATTAATCTTGATGATGTTGTGCATAACGGACGTATCAACGAGAAATACCATCTAATCGATTCGAAGAATGGAGTGATACATGTTGAGATACGGTGGGACACAGTTTGA